Proteins from one Lepidochelys kempii isolate rLepKem1 chromosome 6, rLepKem1.hap2, whole genome shotgun sequence genomic window:
- the LOC140913158 gene encoding signal recognition particle subunit SRP54 isoform X1, whose product MVLADLGRKITSALRSLSNATIINEEVLNAMLKEVCTALLEADVNIKLVKQLRENVKSAIDLEEMASGLNKRKMIQHAVFKELVKLVDPGVKAWTPTKGKQNIIMFVGLQGSGKTTTCSKLAYYYQRKGWKTCLICADTYRAGAFDQLKQNATKARIPFYGSYTEMDPVIIASEGVEKFKNENFEIIIVDTSGRHKQEDSLFEEMLQVANAIQPDNIVYVMDASIGQACEAQAKAFKDKVDVASVIVTKLDGHAKGGGALSAVAATKSPIIFIGTGEHIDDFEPFKTQPFISKLLGMGDIEGLIDKVNELKLDDNEALIEKLKHGQFTLRDMYEQFQNIMKMGPFSQILGMIPGFGTDFMSKGNEQESMARLKKLMTIMDSMNDQELDSTDGAKVFSKQPGRIQRVARGSGVSTRDVQELLTQYTKFAQMVKKMGGIKGLFKGGDMSKNVNPSQMAKLNQQMAKMMDPRVLHHMGGMAGLQSMMRQFQQGAAGNMKGMMGFNNM is encoded by the exons ATGGTGTTAGCAGACCTTGGAAGAAAAATAACCTCAGCGTTGCGCTCGCTGAGCAATGCTACAATTATCAATGAAGAG GTTTTAAATGCTATGTTAAAAGAAGTATGTACAGCACTACTGGAAGCTGATGTTAACATTAAATTAGTGAAACAGCTGAGAGAAAATGTCAA GTCTGCTATTGATCTTGAAGAGATGGCATCTGGTCTTAACAAAAGGAAAATGATTCAGCATGCTGTCTTTAAAGAACTTGTCAAG CTTGTAGATCCTGGAGTCAAAGCCTGGACACCAACTAAAGGAAAACAGAACATTATAATGTTTgttgggctgcagggaagtggtaAAACCACAACATGTTCAAAG TTAGCCTACTATTACCAGAGGAAAGGTTGGAAGACATGTTTGATATGTGCAGACACATACAGAGCAG GTGCTTTTGACCAGCTAAAACAGAATGCAACAAAAGCAAGAATTCCATTTTATGGGAG TTACACAGAAATGGATCCTGTGATTATTGCCTCAGAAGGTGTtgagaaatttaaaaatgaaaactttgagATAATCATTGTTGATACAAGTGGGCGTCACAAACAGGAAGACTCTTTGTTTGAAGAAATGTTACAAGTTGCCAATGCTATA CAACCAGATAACATTGTTTACGTTATGGATGCCTCCATTGGTCAAGCTTGTGAAGCTCAGGCGAAGGCTTTCAAAGATAAAGTAGATGTAGCCTCTGTTATTGTGACAAAACTTGATGGCCATGCAAAAGGAGGTGGCGCTCTCAGTGC AGTTGCTGCCACAAAAAGTCCTATAATTTTTATTGGTACTGGAGAGCACATAGATGACTTTGAACCATTCAAAACACAGCCTTTCATCAGCAAGCTCCTTG GTATGGGTGATATTGAAGGATTGATAGATAAAGTAAATGAATTAAAGTTGGATGATAACGAGGCACTCATAGAGAAGCTGAAACATG GTCAGTTTACATTGAGAGATATGTATGAACAATTCCAAAACATCATGAAAATGGGACCCTTCAGTCAGATCTTG GGTATGATCCCTGGTTTTGGAACAGATTTTATGAGTAAAGGCAATGAACAGGAATCAATGGCAAGGCTAAAGAAATTGATGACTATAATGGACAGTATGAATGATCAAG AACTAGATAGTACAGATGGTGCAAAGGTTTTCAGTAAACAACCAGGAAGAATCCAAAGAGTAGCAAGAGGTTCGGGTGTTTCTACCAGAGATGTACAGGAGCTTTTGACACAGTACACAAAGTTTGCACAGATGGTGAAAAAGATGGGAGGCATCAAGGGTCTTTTCAAAG GAGGTGACATGTCAAAGAATGTAAATCCATCTCAAATGGCAAAACTGAACCAACAGATGGCAAAGATGATGGATCCAAGAGTTCTTCATCACATGG GTGGGATGGCAGGATTGCAGTCAATGATGAGACAGTTTCAACAAGGTGCTGCTGGAAACATGAAAGGCATGATGGGGTTCAATAATATGTAA